A region of Salvia splendens isolate huo1 chromosome 17, SspV2, whole genome shotgun sequence DNA encodes the following proteins:
- the LOC121774883 gene encoding phosphatidylinositol-3-phosphatase myotubularin-2-like: protein MAEKISELQKEKDIAEAKLRETTSTVASLTDELRNEKLNSSSVRDWARSAKKENVAIKRAIQSLGCKVQFSEDGDCIVGIENIAAEIPQKSLFSIEDMQSSLYMQSDEKPDSLVYVTREEDEDGDSINPINQVCESLCPLRTREGGCRWPEAGCAQFGSQFVGMKENFDAFDRLSIYDSYFQSQ from the exons ATGGCTGAGAAAATATCTGAATTGCAGAAG GAAAAGGATATAGCAGAGGCAAAACTAAGAGAAACAACTTCAACTGTGGCGTCTTTGACTGATGAGTTGCGAAATGAGAAGCTCAACAGCAGCTCGGTAAGGGACTGGGCTAGGAgtgccaaaaaggaaaatgttgcTATAAAGCGGGCAATACAATCACTTGGGTGCAAGGTTCAGTTTTCTGAAGACGGTGATTGTATTGTTGGCATCGAGAACATCGCAGCAGAGATTCCTCAAAAATCTCTCTTTTCCATTGAGGATATGCAGTCTAGTTTGTACATGCAGAGTGACGAGAAACCAGACAGTCTCGTGTACGTTACccgtgaagaagatgaagatggtGATTCCATCAACCCTATAAACCAGGTATGTGAATCTTTATGCCCTCTACGCACTCGAGAGGGAGGGTGTAGATGGCCCGAAGCCGGTTGTGCCCAATTTGGAAGCCAGTTTGTCGGTATGAAGGAGAACTTTGATGCTTTTGACCGGCTTTCTATATACGACAGCTATTTCCAGTCACAATAG